Proteins encoded within one genomic window of Eurosta solidaginis isolate ZX-2024a chromosome 1, ASM4086904v1, whole genome shotgun sequence:
- the Dph3 gene encoding diphthamide biosynthesis protein 3: MSVYHDEVEIEDMEYDEEEEIYYYPCPCGDRFQITKEELVEGEEVATCPSCSLIIKVIYDANMFKAEEDEETALNNKMKDMKLEKH; encoded by the exons ATGAGCGTCTATCACGATGAAGTCGAGATAGAAGATATGGAATATGATGAAGAAGAGGAGATTTATTATTATCCATGCCCCTGTGGCGATCGATTTCAGATAACCAAA gAAGAACTCGTGGAAGGCGAAGAAGTCGCCACTTGCCCAAGTTGTTCGCTAATCATCAAAGTGATTTATGATGCT AACATGTTTAAAGCGGAGGAAGATGAGGAAACAGCGCTTAATAATAAAATGAAGGATATGAAGTTGGAAAAACACTGA